The Anoplopoma fimbria isolate UVic2021 breed Golden Eagle Sablefish chromosome 1, Afim_UVic_2022, whole genome shotgun sequence region TCCCCCAATCATGACATCTCCCTCCTTAGACAGCAGAGGAAACTCTGGACTCCCCAGGATCTGACAGAAAGGAGCTTCCTCCTTCACTGCTCCAAATGCCAACAGATGCCAAGAGAAAAGCAGCCCTACTATCACTTGTGACATTTTCCACTCCCAAATCCTGACAGTGCAGAGCGACCCAGCCAGGTTGGGATCAAAGCAtcttaaatgtgacattttaatatctAGGGGTCACTGGCCTCtgaacaaccaatcagagataAGTGCGATAAGACAGACTTGATTGGGTCcatgatttttttgtatgaaaaaatTGTGTCATGGCACgtgttactagttactttgcagaagTAGTTCTCTGTAAACAACATATGACAAAgttatcatccatccatctatccatcttccgtaacctgcttatccagttaagggtcgcaggggtgctggagccgatcccagctgtcaatgggtgaaggcagggtacaccctggacaggtcgccagtctatcacagggctgacatatagagacaaacaaccattcacactcacattcacacctacgggcacctaagctgcatgtctttggactgtgggaggaagccggagaacccggagagaaccgacgttgacacggggagaacatgcaaactccacacagaaggttgtccagcccaggaattgaacccgggcccctcttgctgtgaggcgacagtgctaaccactacaccaccgtgtaGCCACAAAGTTATCAAATAGAATTAATTCTTATAGATTACACTTTCACacagtgtagaaaaaaaagatataaaaaacaatattagcTTCACAGTATCCAACTTTACATTgtaatatatatgaaataatcaGAAAAGGGCCATTCCGCATAACTGTTACTTTTTCTTTGGATGCTCTAACTACAGTATATCTTTCTTACAATACATCTGTACTTGCAATGATGACAATTATGGTGGAAGCCAGAGCTCCTAGAGtatgttgattatattttacacatgaatatttttcatgaatataaTCTGCTTCTCCCACTGTCgttgctggaaaaaaataactgaaacaattcaaaactaaataatacaatttcttAAATTGGGATGCAGTCTTCGAAGTATCTCTATGacacattttgtctgtgttttgatgCAAATTGTTAATCTtgcaatgtattttaataaaaatttcaaattgtatgtactgtatacaaaatatatggtttatttaaatgcttAGCTAGTCGAGTTAGGAGTAATTAGGCTTATTGAAAACAACTACCAGTATATTatagttttaaacatgtgatgAACAGGTCATGCAGGTGAGGAAGAGTATGAACTTAATTTCCtgaaaaatgattctgttttgTGCAATCAGTTAAGACAGTGTATTGACATTTGATGCAAATaccaacaaaaaatgtaatccaacaTCTTGAATATATTACAAATGTgggtttatttttcctttattctgtctctttctctctttctttctttttttttcaactatatCTAtatcatttgtgtattttacataATGATCATCTTCATCCATAACTTACTGTTAAatgattttgtcacatttatatttaatatctatTACTTTACCATACATGTCACATCACTTTTAGTGTATTCTGCATTTGGATAAGGGAATTAAAGTTACACTTTTGACAActgatcaaaataaacaatttagcACACCTGATTTAGAAAATCATCCgaccatgtgatatttaatttggtgttattgttatttttcagtcaAAGGGATGTTAATAGCCAGCTGATATGCCTCTTAGGTCctctttgattaaaaataaattgttgtttgtatgtctgtAGAGATGACTGTTAGTTTATGAAACACTTTCGACCTCTCCAGAGGGTATGTCCTTTGGGGGAGGATTTGAACACATGTGGTGAAGTGCAGATGCCTTAGGCCTGACCATGACTTACACCTCAGGCTTTTCCCACTTACAAGCATtctgacaaacaaataaactccCTCCAGAGTTCACAATGTCTCCAGTCTTCCTCCACACCACACCTGTCCCCTCAGTTTACACTGGAAACTTACCGTCAGGGCTGTTGCAACATTATCCACTAAGGATCTCTACTGGAGAACATTAGGCCTTTGTCAAAACAGTGACCTGAAACATTTAACCATAACTTTGCGTATTGAACTCAACAAACTTCAATGAAGTTTGaatatgacaaataaagacatttcgTCCTCAAGTTCATTGTATTCAAACCATGGAAAGATAAATCAGTTTGATCTGCTTAATggttaaagaaaacatccagTAAGATATCAGACCCATTCCTAAAATACACAGTTTAGCTTAGAAAATAACTTTACAATGAATATTACATGGATAATGAGAGCTATCTTTTCTAGATCTACTCGATTTTGAAGCACAACAAGTTTGCAAACTGTGATGGCTAGTACAAATGAATACTACAAATAACCATTTGTCGCAGGGGCGGCATAATGGCTAAATATTTGGCTCACTTCAAGTAAaccacaacaagaaaaaaaagggaagaaaggaCCCAACCTTGCAGCCTCTGCCTGTTTTCACTATGTTCCTGTTTTTCCTGCAaaagtgtgtttgcacattaaagatgatctatctatctttctACATGACATGGCCAAATTATGTGATTACCCAAACATTACACACCTGTATGACTGTTGAGCATATCGCTCTGAGCAATTCCATCCAAAATCATGATCATTTAAATGCAGCTGCAACACTCTATACACTATACCAGATAATATTCTAAAGTTTGATGCAGGGATTTCCTCCCATTCAGCTGTGTGTTAGAAGTAGAAATAGACTATGTTTGGCACTGATGTTGGGTTATACCTCCTGGCTCAGTCTGTTTTTCAGTTCTACCAAAAGTTGTTTGATTGGGTTGAGGTCAGGGTTCTGTCAGTCTTCCAACCAAACTGCCACAAAGTTGAAAGTACATTATTAAAACAGTGGTTCTAGTACCTTGTAGAGTATTACTGCAGTTGTCACGTGGAAAGATTGTGGAGAACCTCAGCTAATTTGGAAACAaaagatatacatatttttggatTAGCCTCCCATAAAAAGCATAAACGGTTACATTAcatagggaaaaaaacaataaatatagaTTGTTTGGAGAGTGGAGGCTTGGACAGCAGGGCAGAAAAGCTCAGGTGGGCGGCCTAGAGACTGAAGAGTAGCGGAGCAGGAACCCACAGGTGGTCAGCCGACTGATGATCTTGCTGGGCTTCGGCAGAGAAGGCCAACTGGTGATCTGGAAGATATGGATGGGCAAGATGGGGGACAAGGGATCTTATTGTTCTGCAGCGGAGATGGGCGACAGATGATCTTTTCTGAGAATCTGCCGAGATGGAATGGATGGTCATTTGTAGTTTGCCAGGTTTCAACTTTCATACTTCTCATGTTTGGTGAGGCCCCAAAGCCTTTTTGTGGTTAGGGAACCTCCTTCCTCTTGCCCCACTCCACAGAGATGAAACATCACTGTTCAATTATGATTTGCCATGCTGCaccaaaatgtataaataccaGTGCAAGCCTTGAATTAACATTAGGGCACACATGATGCCAACCAGTGGTTTAGCTCTCTTAGACAGTATGCCGTCCACACAGAGGTGGCCAGAGCAGGGATGGGCACTCTTACAGTTCTTGCTGGTTGCATCTTTCTCTCAGACTGAGGAGCTGGTGTGCAGGCAGAGAGGGGATCCTGAGAGCCCCCAGCTTTATAAGGATGGGGACATTATGTTGGGGGGAATATTCTCTTTCCACAGCAGctggaaagacagacaggatacCTACACTCAAAAACCACTGCCACTGCAATGCACCAGGTAAATGATACTCAATAGATCTATTTTGATTTAAGAATATCTAAGAGGAAGTTAAACTGAGCATTTCAGTATTTGAAATTTGAAGTGAGAAATATTGTGTATATTAATAACatcaaatacttttatttattatgccaTTGTTTCTATTTCGAGGATATTTAAAATTACAACAATGTATAACTGTTTGCATCAAGTTTGAATTTCAGAGAGTTCCAGTTTGCTCAGGCTATGCTCTTTGCCGTAGAGGAGATCAATAACAGCACAGACCTACTGCCTGGAATCTCTCTGGGCTACAAGATTTATGATTCATGTGGCTCCATTGCCAGAAGTGTAAGGGTGGCACTGGCCTTGGCTAATGGTAATGAAGTGGCATTGGCCCCGTCCGAGGCACCATGTACCAGTCTTTCCCAAGTGCAGGCCATTATGGGAGaaacctcttcttctccttgcaTGGCTATAGCTACTGTCATCGGACCCTTTCATATCCCAATGGTGAGTAAGATTGGTGTATtgtgaaaacaatattataattattcaaatCTTTAAGATGGTCATAGCATTATATATCATATCTTTATCTTGGGATATTCTTTTTCCTTTAGATCAGCCATTTTGCTACCTGTGCTTGTCTCAGTGATAAAACCAAATACCCATCCTTTCTCAGAACAATACCCAGTGACTACTACCAGAGCAGAGCCCTGGCCCTGTTGGTCAAGCATTTTGGTTGGACTTGGGTGGGAGCTATTAGAACAAATGATGATTATGGCAATAATGGCATGGCAACATTCACAGACACCGCCCAGTGGCTGGGCATCTGTCTGGAGTACTCTGTATCTTTCTTTAGAACAGATCCAccagacaaaatacaaaatataattgacATTATCAAGACTTCCACTTCAAAGGTTATTGTTGCTTTCCTCTCGCACATGGATATGGATGTGTTATTACATGAGTTGTCACACCACAACTTGACTGGATACCAGTGGGTAGGCAGTGAGAGCTGGATATTTGATTCCCAAATTGCAGCAATGGATAGGGATCACATCCTGGATGGTGCCATAGGCCTGTCAATCCCCAAAGCCCATGTCAGTGGCGTTAGAGAGTTCATGCTGGATGTAAAGCCGCTCAATTCatctaataatgaaatgtttacagAGTTTTGGGAAGCATTATTTAGCTGTAAGTTCAGGCAGTCGAAGTCATCATCAGGAAATCAGAGAGAATGTACTGGACATGAAGATCTGACTGGAGTGCAAAACAGCTTCACTGATATGTCGCTCATGCAAATCTTTAACAATGTCTATAAAGGAGTGTATGCTGTGGCTCACACACTTCATATTATTCTCAACTGTAACCAAACCTGCAACAACACAGTGAAGCTTGATCCATATAAGGTGAGTTGAACACCGATAATTATTAGTGTTAAATCACTTTAACAtggaaaatatttcaacatattgAAAGATAAACAATTGCACTCATTCTACCGTGGTGTAGAGCCAATAAGCCTATATCTTCTTAGATTTTACAGGTCATGAAAAAGATTCAGTTCAAAACAAAGGAAGgagatgaggttttttttaatgagaatgGAGACCCAGCTGCAAAGTATGAAATTATAAACTGGCAGCCAACAGAAAAGGGCATTGTGGACTTTGTCAAAGTTGGTTTTTATGATGCATCTTTACCTGCTGACAAACAGCTGAATCTGCAAAATAAGTCTTTGATTTGGGCCCAGAACTCACAACAGGTATGATACAATGTTATCACTGAAGCTGTTGAGTCTGTTGCAGtctattttaattgttatagTTTCCCATACATCTTTCTCAAAGTTGTTTTGTTCATGCAGGTGCCTTTGTCAGTTTGCAGTGAAAAATGTCCTCCAGGTACTCGCAAGGTTCTCCAAAAAGGAAAGCCTGTCTGCTGCTATGACTGTTTAAGATGTGCAGAGGGAGAAATAAGCAACATTACAGGTGGGTTATTTTATACAGGTTGAAGATTAAAAAAGGCCTACAGTAATTTCTCACCTCCTCGTGGTACCTGAGTATGCAAATAGTTTTGGTCTCACCTACTGAGGTTTTGACATTtgccattctctctctctgcaataAAGGCATTCAGAGTGGATGAAGgtgaaattgtgtttgtgcagtatTATTAagaattgacatttaaaaaaagatatcatgCTTggttattaagaaataaaaccacatgaacaaaaaataacagacaATAACTCTTTATACTGTATCTTGGACTGTACAATCTAGATAATTTatattgaaacataaaaatatgaaatatgaatttgttATTTGGTACTCATGTAGTTAGTGTCTGCCTTGTATGTagagaaaatatgcaaaatagagacaaaaaaaagacaaatatacagAGCAAATCCAACACCTGCTTTAATATCGTTTTTTTCAGATTCTATCACCTGTGTGCAATGCTACCCTGAGTTCTGGTCAAATGAGAGAAGAGATGCCTGTGTGAAGAAGGTGGCAGAGTTTCTATCATATGAAGAGGTTATGGGAGCACTGCTCACTGCAGCATCCTTATTTGGAACATGCATCACTAATGTTGTGGCACTCATTTTCTTCAGATACAGAAAGACACCCATTGTTAGGGCCAATAACTCTGAGCtgagcttcctgctgctcttctccttgactctgtgtttcctgtgttccCTGACCTTCATAGGCCGGCCCACTGAGTGGTCCTGCATGCTGCGACACACAGCATTCGGCATCACTTTTGTCCTCTGTATCTCTTGTGTTCTGGGGAAAACTATAATGGTGCTAATGGCCTTCAGGGCCACACTTCCAGGTAGTAATATGATGAAATGGTTTGGGCCTGCAAAGCAGAAACTCAGTGTTCTGGGTTTCACTCTTATACAAATTATCATATGTGTCCTATGGTTAACAATTTCTCCACCTTTTCCATTTAAGAATTTTAAGGAATTCAAGGACAAAATCATCTTAGAATGTGCTCTGGGTTCAGCTGTAGGCTTTTGGGCTGTCCTTGGATACATTGGACTTCTGGCcatgttatgttttgttcttGCTTTTCTGGCCCGTAAACTACCTGATAATTTCAATGAAGCTAAATTTATCACCTTTAGCATGCTGATATTCTGTGCAGTGTGGATTACTTTTATCCCAGCGTATATCAGCTCTCCTGGGAAGTTCAGTGTTGCTGTGGAAATATTTGCTATTCTGGCTTCTAGTTTTGGACtgctcttttgtatttttattccgAAATGTTATATTATCCTACTGAAACCTGAgaagaatacaaaaaagaaCATGATGGGGAGGAAGGCACCAAAAtgattctgaaaatgtaaattaatacataaattTACACTTATGCGCATCATATTTGagactttaaaataaagatatattattACATCAACCTTTCACCAACCCAACATATCCCTGTTGCTCTGTTACCGCAACTTTACTGTTGtgcttcattttaaaagggTTGCGGTGGCAGCAGGCTAAGCAACGTTGTCAAAAATTGTCCCTTTCCCCAGCAACCTTTTCAACATTACTTCAGGCACAGCTGCAgctttttcactctctttcaaTGCTTCTCCCTTTAGGCACCTTCTCTGGTATGGTTTAGTTATGCTGCCTTAGTTAGTTACTTTTACATTCAAGCAACGTCAAACCCTTACACATACTCACACctcatattttaattattcagcgcatctttaattttgtttaatttagttCAACTGATAAgattttgttaattttgtgcaagaaaatgtatctgtttaaatgtttatatgctGTGTCTCCCTATTAGTTTTGCTCTAGT contains the following coding sequences:
- the LOC129096523 gene encoding extracellular calcium-sensing receptor-like, giving the protein MLGGIFSFHSSWKDRQDTYTQKPLPLQCTSLNFREFQFAQAMLFAVEEINNSTDLLPGISLGYKIYDSCGSIARSVRVALALANGNEVALAPSEAPCTSLSQVQAIMGETSSSPCMAIATVIGPFHIPMISHFATCACLSDKTKYPSFLRTIPSDYYQSRALALLVKHFGWTWVGAIRTNDDYGNNGMATFTDTAQWLGICLEYSVSFFRTDPPDKIQNIIDIIKTSTSKVIVAFLSHMDMDVLLHELSHHNLTGYQWVGSESWIFDSQIAAMDRDHILDGAIGLSIPKAHVSGVREFMLDVKPLNSSNNEMFTEFWEALFSCKFRQSKSSSGNQRECTGHEDLTGVQNSFTDMSLMQIFNNVYKGVYAVAHTLHIILNCNQTCNNTVKLDPYKILQVMKKIQFKTKEGDEVFFNENGDPAAKYEIINWQPTEKGIVDFVKVGFYDASLPADKQLNLQNKSLIWAQNSQQVPLSVCSEKCPPGTRKVLQKGKPVCCYDCLRCAEGEISNITDSITCVQCYPEFWSNERRDACVKKVAEFLSYEEVMGALLTAASLFGTCITNVVALIFFRYRKTPIVRANNSELSFLLLFSLTLCFLCSLTFIGRPTEWSCMLRHTAFGITFVLCISCVLGKTIMVLMAFRATLPGSNMMKWFGPAKQKLSVLGFTLIQIIICVLWLTISPPFPFKNFKEFKDKIILECALGSAVGFWAVLGYIGLLAMLCFVLAFLARKLPDNFNEAKFITFSMLIFCAVWITFIPAYISSPGKFSVAVEIFAILASSFGLLFCIFIPKCYIILLKPEKNTKKNMMGRKAPK